Proteins from one Streptosporangium becharense genomic window:
- a CDS encoding neutral zinc metallopeptidase produces MRFLPFGGGLRGPARRRPAALVPWALLGAACLAVLPPGAAQAASPGSPGSPRAAQAGFPGSPGSPLLRSGRLAATSCPEPPIVDRGIPRTGEYLTAAMRCLNRSWSDHFARAGLRFRKPTVRLYEQPEKRVCGVRWPAGAAAFYCTERATLVFPLTGGWIEDRTDLYPLKVAAHEYGHHLQSLTGVRDHYEARARSDRARRAELGRRYELQADCLSGVFLGSVRHSLARTGQDWEALSEAIRASGDDGDHRTHGSGPNRVRWFERGYDAVSPSACDTWTAAPSRVS; encoded by the coding sequence ATGCGTTTCCTCCCGTTCGGCGGCGGTCTCCGGGGACCCGCCCGGCGGCGCCCGGCCGCCCTCGTCCCGTGGGCCCTCCTGGGGGCCGCCTGCCTCGCCGTCCTACCGCCCGGGGCCGCGCAGGCGGCCTCCCCCGGCTCGCCCGGCTCTCCCCGGGCCGCGCAGGCCGGCTTCCCCGGCTCTCCCGGGAGCCCGTTGCTCAGGAGCGGCAGACTGGCGGCCACGTCCTGCCCGGAGCCGCCGATCGTCGATCGCGGCATCCCCCGGACGGGTGAGTATCTGACGGCGGCCATGAGGTGTCTCAACAGGTCATGGTCCGATCACTTCGCCCGGGCCGGGCTGAGGTTCCGCAAGCCCACGGTCCGTCTCTACGAGCAGCCCGAGAAGCGGGTGTGCGGGGTCCGCTGGCCCGCCGGCGCGGCGGCCTTCTACTGCACGGAGCGGGCCACGCTGGTGTTCCCGCTCACCGGTGGCTGGATCGAGGACCGGACCGACCTCTACCCGCTCAAGGTGGCGGCCCACGAGTACGGCCACCATCTGCAGAGCCTCACCGGCGTCAGGGACCACTACGAGGCCCGCGCCCGGTCCGACCGCGCGCGCCGGGCCGAGCTCGGCCGCCGCTACGAGCTGCAGGCCGACTGCCTGTCAGGGGTGTTCCTGGGCAGCGTACGGCACTCCCTGGCGCGTACCGGGCAGGACTGGGAGGCGTTGTCCGAGGCGATCCGCGCCAGCGGCGACGACGGCGACCACCGCACCCACGGCTCCGGCCCCAACCGGGTCCGCTGGTTCGAGCGCGGCTACGACGCGGTCTCCCCCTCCGCCTGCGACACCTGGACCGCCGCGCCGTCCCGGGTGTCCTGA
- a CDS encoding sigma 54-interacting transcriptional regulator — MPHIPEPRTLRELRASGHIHRTVKAEIRENLLARLRAGEPRFPGIVGFDDTVLPHLERALLAGHDLVLLGERGQGKTRLIRTVTGLLDEWTPVVEGCEINDHPYVPSCVRCRRLAADAGEELPISWKHRDDRYGEKLATPDTSVGDLIGDVDPIKIAEGRTLGDPETVHYGLVPRSNRGVFSVNELPDLAERIQVSLLNVLEERDIQVRGYNLRLPLDVLLIASANPEDYTNRGRIITPLKDRFGAEIRTHYPLSIDTELVLIRQEAALGQVGADLPEHLVETIARFTRLVRESTAVDARSGVSARFSIAAAETAAASAVRRAALTGEERAVARVADLPGIVHTLRGKVEFEVSEEGREIEILGHLLRRAVAETFRRTLGGTDLNPLLERFSDGVQVESGSLVPAAELLRGVGPVPGLAKIMSQLGIGDESPGHAAAALEFALEGLYLLRRLSKDEVDGTTVYRT; from the coding sequence GTGCCTCACATCCCAGAGCCACGCACTCTGCGCGAGCTTCGCGCGAGCGGCCATATCCACCGTACGGTAAAGGCCGAGATCCGTGAGAATCTCCTGGCCAGGCTCAGGGCGGGGGAGCCGCGGTTCCCCGGCATCGTGGGCTTCGACGACACCGTCCTCCCGCACCTGGAACGCGCGCTGCTCGCCGGGCACGACCTGGTCCTGCTGGGTGAGCGCGGCCAGGGCAAGACCCGGCTCATCCGCACCGTGACGGGTCTTCTCGACGAGTGGACGCCCGTCGTCGAGGGCTGTGAGATCAACGACCACCCCTACGTGCCCTCGTGCGTGCGCTGCCGCCGTCTGGCCGCGGACGCGGGCGAGGAGCTGCCGATCTCCTGGAAGCACCGGGACGACCGGTACGGCGAGAAGCTCGCCACCCCCGACACGTCCGTCGGCGACCTGATCGGCGACGTCGATCCGATCAAGATCGCGGAGGGGCGGACGCTCGGCGACCCGGAGACCGTCCACTACGGCCTGGTGCCTCGGAGCAACCGGGGCGTCTTCTCCGTCAACGAGCTGCCCGACCTGGCCGAGCGGATCCAGGTGTCGCTGCTGAACGTGCTGGAGGAGCGCGACATCCAGGTCAGGGGCTACAACCTGCGGCTGCCCCTGGACGTCCTGCTGATCGCCAGCGCCAACCCCGAGGACTACACCAACCGCGGCCGGATCATCACCCCGCTGAAGGACCGCTTCGGCGCCGAGATCCGCACCCACTACCCGCTGTCGATCGACACCGAGCTGGTCCTCATCCGGCAGGAGGCCGCGCTCGGCCAGGTGGGTGCCGACCTGCCCGAGCACCTCGTCGAGACGATCGCCCGCTTCACCCGGCTGGTCCGCGAGTCGACGGCCGTGGACGCGCGTTCCGGGGTGTCGGCCCGTTTCTCCATCGCCGCCGCCGAGACCGCCGCCGCCTCCGCCGTCCGGCGTGCCGCGCTGACCGGCGAGGAGCGGGCGGTGGCCCGGGTCGCCGACCTGCCGGGGATCGTGCACACGCTCCGCGGCAAGGTGGAGTTCGAGGTCAGCGAGGAGGGCCGGGAGATCGAGATCCTCGGTCACCTGCTCCGCAGAGCCGTGGCCGAGACGTTCCGGCGCACGCTCGGCGGCACGGATCTCAACCCGCTGCTGGAGCGGTTCTCCGACGGCGTCCAGGTCGAGTCGGGGTCGCTCGTCCCCGCCGCCGAGTTGCTGCGCGGGGTCGGTCCCGTCCCCGGGCTGGCCAAGATCATGTCTCAGCTCGGCATCGGCGACGAGTCCCCGGGGCACGCCGCCGCCGCACTGGAGTTCGCCCTGGAGGGGCTCTATCTCCTCCGCCGGCTGTCCAAGGACGAGGTGGACGGCACGACGGTATACCGCACCTGA
- a CDS encoding FIST signal transduction protein, producing the protein MTSRFADGLAVGPDLVAAAETAVRQALSGLSGPADLICFFICGDDPDDVSRAGLRAMSIAPGAAVLGCSATGVIGDGQGVEATPSVSAWAASLEGARLTTFALDTFRTDDRFVVVGLPERGSDDRAAIMFADPYTFPTDGFVERSAEVLGDLPLAGGLANAVQGRGAVRLFADGEVHTEGAVGVLLSGPVNVSTVVSQGCRPIGPTMAVTEAEDNILLELAGQPALARLEEIVSALDEDDRDLVASGLQIGVAMDEYAERHEQGDFLIRGVLGIDPEREAVAIGDVVEIGRTVRFQVRDAATADEDLYEVLDSHREQFGRVDGALLFSCNGRGSAMFGTSDHDAVAVRDILGPIGVAGFFAAGEIGPVGGRNHVHGFTASVLVFSAHPPADRP; encoded by the coding sequence ATGACGAGCCGTTTCGCCGATGGCCTCGCGGTGGGACCCGACCTGGTCGCCGCAGCCGAGACCGCCGTGCGCCAGGCCCTGTCCGGGCTGTCCGGCCCGGCGGACCTGATCTGTTTCTTCATCTGCGGGGACGACCCCGACGACGTCTCCCGGGCCGGGCTGCGCGCGATGAGCATCGCCCCCGGCGCCGCCGTTCTCGGGTGCAGCGCCACCGGGGTCATCGGCGACGGACAGGGGGTGGAGGCCACCCCGTCGGTGAGCGCCTGGGCCGCCAGCCTGGAGGGGGCCCGGCTGACGACCTTCGCGCTCGACACCTTCCGGACCGACGACCGCTTCGTCGTGGTCGGCCTGCCGGAACGCGGGTCCGACGACCGGGCCGCCATCATGTTCGCCGACCCCTACACCTTCCCCACCGACGGCTTCGTCGAGCGCTCCGCGGAGGTCCTCGGTGACCTTCCGCTGGCCGGCGGCCTGGCCAACGCCGTCCAGGGCCGCGGTGCGGTGCGGCTCTTCGCCGACGGGGAGGTCCACACGGAGGGTGCCGTCGGGGTGCTGCTCAGCGGCCCGGTCAACGTCAGCACCGTGGTCAGCCAGGGGTGCCGCCCGATCGGCCCCACGATGGCCGTCACCGAGGCCGAGGACAACATCCTCCTCGAACTCGCCGGCCAGCCCGCCCTGGCCCGGCTGGAGGAGATCGTCAGCGCTCTGGACGAGGACGACCGCGATCTGGTCGCCTCGGGCCTGCAGATCGGTGTCGCCATGGACGAGTACGCCGAACGGCACGAGCAGGGCGACTTCCTGATCCGGGGCGTGCTCGGCATCGACCCCGAGCGGGAGGCCGTCGCCATCGGCGACGTCGTCGAGATCGGCCGCACCGTCCGCTTCCAGGTCCGCGACGCCGCCACCGCCGACGAGGACCTGTACGAGGTGCTCGACTCCCACCGCGAGCAGTTCGGCCGGGTCGACGGCGCCCTGCTGTTCTCCTGCAACGGCCGCGGCTCCGCCATGTTCGGCACCTCCGACCACGACGCCGTCGCCGTCCGTGACATCCTGGGGCCCATCGGCGTGGCCGGCTTCTTCGCCGCCGGCGAGATCGGCCCGGTCGGCGGACGCAACCACGTGCACGGGTTCACCGCCTCGGTGCTGGTCTTCTCCGCTCACCCGCCCGCCGACCGGCCCTGA